The DNA sequence ctataaaaaacacCGTGAGCAGTTCATGGTTCACTGTTTCTTCTAGGTTATTTTGCATGTTGCAGActggctgctagcccagcacctgctaatgtgtgcttaccttttctgatccagacattcaggagatTTTAACTGTGAGCCGAAttacctgcagaggtctcctttCACATCACCAGTCAGTGGTTCTCTTATGCTGATTGGTATGTCGGAGACAGGAagttagcccagcacctgctaatgtgtgctcaccttttttctgacGTTCAGGAGGtctttaccaggagccgaatcaTCCGcacaggtctcttcctctcccaaaCACAGGGACTTAAAccaataaaacactgaatatagtagtctcacattaaaaatcagtgttttatcGACAGGGCTGCCTCTGACCAAAATGGGggcctaagcgaaattttatttggaggcccccatcccaaatgtatcatagatacaaaatgaccgtacaacaacttgccatttaacttgacaacctttactggcaataacaaatgtactgtagatacagtagtttggctgtatgagtcaaataaaataaaaaattcaacctgaaataaatattaaataaaaataacttcaaacaaatctgagtcacaaacagccatcaattactcatcaaaagaatgtaacttccaccacctcaatcccccacccttgattaaacactgaaaataaaataaaaagagggagacaggtttttcctatttaatcttattttgttatatttctccctctcccctctctggaggcgtccgatctccctcagccctccgcctctcccaccttaattaaacactgaaaacagaaataaaatacagagacattcttttctattttcatcttatttagctatatacctccctctcccctctctgggagcaccCGACCCCCCAGCCctgcacatacccccgaggctcgggtctccccctctgCGGAGCCCGCCCTCCCTCCCaaccccgcacatactcctgaggctcttttggacgacatgtcgacaactcttcacctgctgcagctctgcaagtgcctgccagcccacccctctgattgttcagatgtggagtgctgtcaatcactgcagcgacgcatgggcggtcaggtctcttctgtccttcctcgagctgattttACGCACGCCTCACGGTAgtgcatgtgcgcatccattgcgcatatgcgcaaatgcgtcccctcgcgcaaaatgtggccccccatggaagatgaggccctacgcacagcgcgtgttctgcgtttagggaggggcggccctgttTATCGTTGTTGCTCATTGCGGAGGGGCTTCTAACTGCGGTGGCCGACACAAAAACgcaaatgtccctatctagagccagtgtttggtttgtccattctggctactgtagaaacatggcggtgcaacatggtgatctccacagatgaggacccgctccctaagtagatataaatggctcattctgaggGAAAACATGACGATTCTTTTCAGGTGATAAAACCCTGTAAATACTGCGGAACAACCACCACTTCACCTGGCTTGGTCttggcaaggtgctggaaaTATCAGCGTCCAAACTGATAGAAAAAGACTTCCACGCACTTactttattgttgagctttCGTTCTGTTTGTCCTTTATCAGAGCATACATAAGGCAACAATGGACAGGCAGGTAAAAGTAACCAATCTCAGTCTAATCATTGGCAGTATGCCACACACCTGTGCACAACCCTGGTTGTAGAAGCTCCACCTCCCGGGAGAGTGGTTACTTTCACCTGCCTGTCcatggacctttttcacagcagacattttgacttgtgtcagtagaaaaagcacaggtgaaactgataacattaaggatggctgagttccattcagtgtcccagtaagctagtaacatttagccaacatggaCAATACCAGGATTTCCCCAAAGTGGAACGCAGTtgtcattagtgtcattgaACAAACCTGTGTCGCTCCTACTCtgacgtgtcaaaatgtctgccgtgaaaaaggtctattgtTGCCTTATGTATGCTCTGATTAAGGTCAAATAGACCAaaagctcaacaataaagtAAAACACTGCTTAGATGTAAGTGTGCAGGTATTGTTTTCTACCAGGTGATTATAccctaaaagaaaaaatatatatttaatttctgccagtatatccccctaaatcctacacactggagctttaaagttcaatatttttccACTGAAATGTAATAAAGCAGACGCACAAAGTACCACAAAATGTAGAGCAGAGTGCAAGAACCTCAGCTGTACTTAAGTGaactacttgagtaaatgttatTACTTTCCCACACTGGTCTGTGTAAAAATAACCTACgtcaaaacatattttctccGTGCTCCATACTATTTATTTACATTCGAAATAGTTGTGACAAATTCCTTTTGTTCTGATGAAATCTGGGTACTTCCAATGtctctacacacacaaactttgttttgttaaaagGAAATACTTCCTCTTATCATACTGTGATGGCTGCTTGAGTTCAGTGAAACACTGTACGGGCTCAAGTGACAGTAAATCACAGATgggtgccacctagtggtgaaaatGTATATGTCTTCTTTCCCTCTGAAATGCGAGGGAGTTTTTCCATGTGGTCTCTCATGTGGTATGCAACGAGAACCAGGAGAAAGTTGTGTGATAGTAAAGCAGGAGTCATATCCATGTACATATTATTGCCTTAAAGTACATCCTCTACAATTAGATTGGACTGGAGGATGAGAATAAATCAGTTGGACAGCAATTTGGGCATTAAGATCTCAGTGTAGCAGTGCCAGTtacttcagatttatttttcttattgcatTGAATATCCTAACATTTTTCTCCCTCATACTTTTGGCAAATATTCAAGAGTTGCTTTCCCTGCAAGGACACAGAGCCCTAAAGTATGCAGGATGTTTCATGAGCCATTTAGAAAGTGAATTCAtaaacaaacagagacacacatgcacagatacacacacacacacacacacacacacacactggaacatGTTTCTCATCCTCTGTTTTGGGCCTGTAGGAGCTGAGAGCCATGGCAACCAAATACCGAGGGGAGAAAAATCTGCCTGGCTGCGCTCCATCCCTCTGGCAGTCATGCTAAAACTGTTGAAtcccatgacaaaaacaacattccACATCTAAGTGATAGTCTTCAAGGAATTCCTGTTAAACAGAGGCATTTCTCAGCGTGCATACCTCATCGTATTGAAACCATCTGTTGTAACGTGTGAATGTGAATTCTTGCACAGATCTGCACAGCGAGAGCcacatttatttctctttataTGCACACATGTGGAAGTTTGCAGTGTCTCTTATATTTGCTGTGATGAGACATTGATGTCCTCTGTGCTGATCTCGAACTGTTTTCCAATGAGTATCTCCTCCAACACTGCTTTCCTTaagatataaacacacacatatggatgACAACACAGCTAAGACATCAGAAAAGTACATAAATGTATCGTTGAGTTTACAGGGTGGCAGCTGTGGGATACTGACAACCTTAAAAAGTggatttatttcagtttgttaAGCCAAGTTAGTAAAAGTTAGCAGGAGACGTCCAAGGCCCGCTGCCAGCCCTCCCACATCAGTGCTGACCCCATGTCCAACACTATTAGTCATGTTGTGATGCTACACAGAGCGTGAGGAAATTTAGAGGTCTTGTAAAATAGGATGGGGCGAGACTGGGGGGTGATAAAGatggttagaaaaaaaatagaagttACTCCACCTTCCAAATGTCCTTTGGTACAAGCATTAtagaaacactgcagcaacACGAGAGCCCCAAAAAGTCCCATGTTCACTGCATCTCAGTTGGTGTTGGTAATTTGATTAATGTTAAATTTGTAGTAGTATCATATTAACTCAACCATATCCTGCACAAGTGgcagcctccagggctgaaaaaatgaaaattgaagCAAGcacaaaagtgccaaaaactgcagttcctctaatggccacttgaggctggctacaaaggtttacagcctggtatggaaaaagttttggtctctaaagctaatttaAACATTCATGGAAACTTTTACAGGCGGTAAATTCTtctataactcacccattttcattttattaaggcttaaagtcaTACTCAATTGAGGATTTGGACACTTtgattgacaggctgtctgtaaGCCCTCAGTACAATAGATAGCCCTTTTCCCACTGCACAGAAAACCcacaaacacccactaacatctggcttttttacataatgggaaaggttacaatcggcaTTCACACCCGGGTCATATAATTCAGCAGTAGACCGGGGTATTTATTAGCACTGATGGAAACACGACACCTGGCTGAACATGCTAATTATAGCCCCTTTATCTGCAAGATGCAATCACgcaccaccacaaaataccatccgTCTTCGCCCAAGCAACGCTcattccaaattagtctgcacatAGTTTGAAAGGTAGACTGAAAAATTAAGacatatatacaaaaaaaaattctgtgcTGTTGCTGTTTATTGACCTGTTTTCCGGCTAGCAGTGATGTCAAACAGACAcacccaaaaaaaataaaaaaataccccCGCACACACAGTCTATTGCCTAtattggtggaaaaggggtatatGAGTCAGTTCCACCTCTTGCTCTGCAtcccacagctccaccctttaGTCCCAGTATGGTCACTTCTTGCTCCAAAAAATCCAAAGcagcaacagccaaaatgccaaactcaggGCCTCAAAACAGgactccacaaaccaatgggtgacacgATGTATTACTGTTCAAAAGCCTTTGTACAGAATGAGTTCAGTTAtaccttttgtttgttttgttcatttaatCACCTATATTCATATGATCATTGTCACTTTACAGTATAACTTCAGACTGCGAGAGCTCATCCATGCGAGCAGATCATCTGTCTGTCACTGGTAGCATCCCTGAGAGTCTGGAAGAGGTCGAGAGATGTTGTGGAACGCCCACTGCAAGATGCCGTCGATGGAGCCCGACTGAGATACgagcagagaaaaacacagtaGGATCAGTCACTGAGCAAAAGTCCCGGTGACATCATTTGACATGTACAGGATGATGTCAGTGACAACAGTGATATCACATAGCAACAATCTCTACCAGATTATTACTGCAGTTATCAAGTTATATCAGGCTATGTTTTTAGTTTAAGGTCATTCTGTCAGCACATTCAGATTTCATTCAGACTGAAAAGTGCAGCcaggaaacaaaatgaaatatttcagaTCTGATTATCTTGGTTTATAAATGTGTTAAGAGTTATGTGTTTCAACAacagttttgaaaatgaaaataaagatgaaGTGAATAAGACGCCCTACAATGACCCTCATCAGTTTCCTGTCCTCGGTGTTAAGAGTTTGTTGTGCCTTGAGACCAAAATCCTTTTTACAACCAGGAGGTAAGAAACATATTTAACTATACTGTAAGCAAATCTTTTGGtattattaaatacatttttacttaACCTGACAAACTAATTTTGCCTTTTCGCAATGCATTATAGTGCAGTCTATGcttatttaaagggacagctcaccccaaaatcgaacattcatatttttcctctgtagtgctatttatcagtctgaaCTGTTTTGGTATGTGTTGCACTGTTTTGGAGATATctgccgtagagatgtctgccttctctcgaatataatggaactagatggcactcagcttgaggtgctcaaagcgccaaaaactacatttgaaaaactcaacagcaatgtctagttccagaaatcatgaccagttactcaagataatccacagaccttgttgtgagcagtttcatgtaggaactattttctttctaccaaactacacccaccaaatgTATCattgtgcagaaggaagcacgcatctactgctagctcacctagctccactgagttagctaatgttacaacTCAGCTGAGGttgacgccattaatgtttacacctCAAGCTATCACAAGTGCAGCAATGACACAGTACCAATACCAAGTCTGTCTGTCACTGATTTATGGGCAAAATTTTGCACAAGGCCAATGCACATGCTTGGAACTGGCGATGCCTCCAATTGAgtgatttcaaaataattttacacacCTGGTTCAATATTGTTATTGAATATAACCTGTGCGTTTTGTAATTATTAGACAAAGAATTTCTGATTTATAGTCTGATTCATGTGATATATTTGTTGCAGTTGTCGTGCCCCCCCCCAGTCAACAATTTGAATGAAATTCTTAGGGTATATTTCAAGTACTAATGTGGGCATGACCGAAGTTTAGTGACAATTGGCCCAGCGGTTGGGGAATATGATCTGCTGATGTGCTAAGCGACATCCTTTTAAAGATCATCAGTCAGTTTATAAGCAATGTCCAATAATTATCCACAAAAAATGTGGAGGCAATCAGAGCTTCAGTTTGGGAGATGTCAAAAATTTatgtttcaaaaaataaaaaatgctggAAAATCTAACCAGGTGGACTTTCATGTTTCAAGGCAAATTTGTAGggtgtaaataaatgaatgtatgtacCTAGTTTGGTGTAAATTGGACTTACAATATAGGACTCAAGGTTGACATTTACACTCCATAAGGCTAACTGGGGCCTTCTTTGTTGAGCAGCATTTGCCTACAACTTCCTATCACTGGTGAAAATTTCATGTGTCTACGACGTACCATCTCACAGGAACTTTCAAAACATTTATGAAGAAGATTTAGAATAAAGAAGAAGCACAAAAATAACAAGGTTTTAGCTTTTTGGGGTTGAACCTCTATAACACACAGTTGGACTTCAACATCTGCACATAAATATCTCTTGTATAAAACAGAAACTAGACTACAGAGCAAGAGCACAATGACAGCTcattctctgtctgtgtgataAAACGTGCCaccatgttgtgtctgacatgCATGGCTATATTCATATCAGGTCTGCATCTGTAACTGAACCTCACTCACATCTCCCAGGATGGAGTCCAGTTCATCTTTATGGAGGACGGGCTCAGGGACAGAGGAGCTCTGATCGTGACTGATTGTGTTTTGAACCACTGGGGCGagctggagacacacacacacacacacgtgggaGAGATTACTCATATTACACTCCATTACATTGAGATAATGAAGGTGTATATATCATctgtacacacgcacacacgtgcAGACACACCTGTAAGCCTCTGGATGATTCAGCCTCCCTCTCTGCAGAGCTGCCCCAGGGCCTGGAGCAGGACAAGCAGATGGATCTCCCTCTAGCAAATACAAGCACACAGTGAGTGAGTCAGACTGTTTTCTGTGCTGTATAATGTTACTGTCCATCAATATGTGATATCCAACACttgaggaaacagagagggacCATTTCTTTTTAGATTGACTCTGTATGTAAAAATATTATCCAACGATTCCCTAGGATCATGTGACATTTATAAGACACTAAAAGATTTGAAGAAATTGTTAGAATTCTGCTAAACATGGTAAAGGGAATCTTAAATTTATCACACAGAAGCATTCTGAACAAAAAGTCAAATAAGCAGCTCTACATGAGATCATCATATGGATTTTGTATCTCTGGGAGCATTTGTAAAATCATTGATCTTCGTTTACAGTATACATTATACTGTATACCCTGCAGTCCATTTACAATCCATTAGTCAACATTAGCCAGACAGTGATCACACCCTTAATGCACACTGTTGATCAATACTAACACAAACAGGAATTCACAGGAAGGTCTCTGCCAGTAGGAACATATGTACACACTGATGCATAGATCACAATGAGGCCGTGATTAGAGTTCGTCATGCTTGTGGGAAGTATTCACATGTTGTCATCTTCTGATGACATCTCATCATGAGTCTGCTGTCAGATAATACAGTTACAGAAGAAGTGGGGAGTGGATGTCTTACTTGGAAAAGTGGCAGTGTGTGTGGAAGCGCTGCAAACACTGGAGGCAGGGAGTCAGGTCTCCTCCTCCCAGGTGACAAACTCCACACACCTCCCTCACACTGTGCAGCTCTCCACCTGAACACTGGTCACACATTTTAGGACACAGGACAGTTTTTTCAAGTAGCAGCAAAGGGAGTAAAATGGAAGTTATTTTAAAAGcatgatgatgataaaatatAGATTGCACCAAGCAGAACATCAACAAGTCTTTACCTGGTTTCTGCCACTGGGCTCATTTGTAGAAGCTGTGACGCTGGTGAGAGACGAGGATGACAGTGAGGAGAAGAAGGGGACGTCTATGATGGAGTTACTGgagcttgtgtttgtttgctgcgGCTGGGCAACGAGTGGCTGTGATATAAAATATCATGACCATGATCAGTAATAGAAAGTGGAGAGCAAAAATCCTGCAGACTAAAAAACTGTCAGACTTTATATTATGCTGTCAGATCATGAAGATGTATAGAGGAGGAATGGAGGCTACACCCGCCATCCTTTatgttaaaggagctgtatgcgaCATACAGAGCAAATCTATGAGTCAGAATCTGAGctgggattgtctgcacatggctctcaacatggagacAGCTGAGTTGAGCAGCTCAACATCAGATATTTCGTCAGTATTTGTGCACGTTGTCTGACAGCTTATGGATACTgacaaaacagagcagtaccTCCGTTGATCATGGAAGCCATGGCATGTTTGTGTCACAATTTTTGTCCAACTGCACCTCCTTCCTAAACATTCAAACTGTGTGCACCCTGGGCAgccagaaaaagacaatgatATTGTCTCATATCATTCGCAGGCCCCCAAATTGCATCAAATCATGTCGTGGCAGATGTTGTCATATCAGAAAATATcatattgttgtccaaagaacTGACATAAAGTCATATTGTGATGAAACATGTGATTTGCACTCCTAATAGTGACATTCTGAGTGTCGTACGCCGTTACTTCAAGATTCAGTGTGTAGTTCTGAAGACAGACAGCTGATTTTTGAATCTTATCTTAAGGACGTCAGATATTGACAACCTTTGGTTGGTAGCCGGACTGACCACGAACCCAAAGCATCAGATGTTGATGACCAGGGAATGtgactcaacaatcaactatcTTTCCACAGAATTTCAGAtgtaaaaagatagaaaaaGTGCCAGAAATGCAGTGTTTATTTTAAGAAGCAGGTCATAAATAGTTCATTTCATCACCTTTGTTACTCAGTAAGTCATAAATCAATGACCATTAtgatctgaaaacatttaatcatGGCTTGCAAAGAACCTTTACACAAAAAATTACACAGTCTATATGTACACCAGTCAGTCTACCTGTAAATTTCTTTATGTAATAACCTTTCTTCGGACACTTACCTGTAAAGGAAGTTGGGCTTTCTCTCTTTTCACTCTGTTTCCACAGCACCACTCACACTGCCAAGAGCCACTGCAGATGAAACATTTAATCCAACATTAAAACCCTTTCAGAGTTGAAAAACCCCAAGGTAAGCTAATATAAGGAaagaattacacacacacatatagatcTTGTATTTTTCACCTTGGTATACACGTAAGTGGAGGGTCCAGGCAGGTCAGATGAAAAGCTCGAGGACAGCCATCACAACAAATTAGCTCCCCTCCATCCTTACACACTGCACACTCATCATCGTTATATTGACCCTACACACTCAGAGATACAGAACATTATGAGGTATTTATAATAAACACATTCAAAAGGAAAGACTGTGAATGAGTTGATCTACCATGCTTGTGGTTGTCTCCCCCTCATGGTGAAACAGGTTCTCAACAGCTTTGGACATGGATGCTCCATTTATCTCCTCTGACTGACCGGAGGAATAAAATTCTGCACCGACTTTTATGCACTTCAAGCCACTTCCTGTTGAATAGAAAATACTTTTGCGAATATTTTTTTATCAGCATTGATTGCTGATTCCCATATTATGCTTTCTGTGTTGTGTAGTACTCAGTATATCTTCAGTGCTCACTCATACATTTCACTGTGGTTGTATGGTGTAGCTCTGTATTTCTTTACATCCAATTTCTTTTCAGAATTTAAACATTCATATTTGGTGTCCTGATGATGCAGGGAAGTCTTATACATAAAAACAGTGGCGTACCATCTGCACCAAGCATCTGTTTGATGTGgatcttctctgtggatttggGGCCAACTGGCAGCTCAGttaaggaggcagaggaggaggaggaagacagagggGTGGGTATCTGGACTGAAGACGACACGGCCTGAACACCTGAGGTAGAACAAAGGTTAAATGTGTCTGTTATATTCGaccatttatttatctatttattttagaACATGATTGATTTGTAATTACTGGTTCCAGATGTTAGCTGTGGGGCCGCAGCTTCACTCTTCACTCTGTACAGCCTCACTTTACCCCCtaggaaaaaaatacatgttctACTATAATCGTTGTTGTTAGAAGACAGAGCCAGAAGAgatgcattttgggaaataaccTGGTCCATCGCTTGTCTTGGCATGATACTTTAAATGCAGACTGTGTGAGTTTGTCTCCCTGTCCTCATGGCTCCTTTTCTTGACGTGAGATGTTTTGTGGCCTCCAGAGGATTTCTTCTCACCTTTGGAACCCGCATCATCCCGTcctgtcatcaaaatgtcagcaaaaggCAAAAATATTAAAGACTAAACTTTATAAACTGTTTTGAATGTCACAGATAGAAAACTCTGTCCTGAAAGTACAGAGAGCACTGATAAGAACTAAGGTGGGAGATTGTAGCTTTAACTTCTAGTCACATTACTCTCTACAAATCGCTTAactcttaaagagacagttcacccccaaatcaaaacacatttctcctcttacctgtagtgctatttatcaatctggatttttttggtgtgagttgcagagtgttggagatatcggtccgacgccgcaagtcactgcccaagtgccagatttcgacaacttcggagtgagaccagtttgggttactcaagataacccaCAGATCCTGTTGTAAGCAgtgtcatgtaggaactattttctttctaatgaACGACACCAGCAAACCAtatcaccgcacagaaggaagtgtgcatctactcatggacgagagggaCATTAGGgctgctaggtgagctagcagtagacaCACGCTTCCTTCTAtcaacaatctagattgattaatagcactacaggtaagaggaaaaatatgtgtttttgattttgttgtgaGTTTTCCCTTTAACTTTTCTAAAAATTGGACACATTTAAATCGTATCTTGAAATTAAATCTCAGTCTTTTATTGAGCTTGCACTGATGTATAATGCTAGAAATTCCCAGTATCAATATTGGTTTTATTACTTTAGtagcagtttgttttttatgataAACTTGTCTTATAAATCTGTTAAATAAGAGACATACAGAAGTATAAGGACAGTACCCTACTTCTCTGTTTTGTTAAGTCTCAGAATATACATTGCAATCAAGTTAAAATGGTCAAACAGACACACTATAAACATTTGACAAATATTTTGGTGAATGTTACACACTGGAGTGCAGGTTCGTGAGCAGCGTCTGTAGCTTGGGGTAGCTGTCCAGGTTGTAGTCTTTGGACAAGTTGCTCCAGAAAGCCTGGATGGTGGATCTGCTCTGCTCCAGGACCCAGGTCAGGAGGGAGTACATGGCCTTATGGATCCCTTCTCTGCCTTCCTTCTCTAGAGTGTCCTATggaaacaagaagaagaatgtgAACTCTGCAGCCCGAATAGCACCATATAGTCCTGCGAATACATGTCATAATCCAAGGTGTTACAGGATTATAATCTGAATTAGTTTGTGGACAACAAGAGAAGAAAGGTCCTTTAAtaagtcattatgttttcagtgtttgatgGTTGCACAAATTGCAAAGGCTTgtaataaaaatggaaaaacaaaacaagtggaAACAAGTGACATTTctgaacaaaatgaaaatgatctcTACATTCAgatttccatgtttttctcacCTTCAGCAGTTGGTCAGTGATGATGTTCTTGTCCACCAAACCGTAGACGAGAGGGAAAGGGTCGTCTACAGCCATAGCAATATCGGTCCGCAGCTCCCTCAGCAGGGAGCGAAGGTTTATGTCCCTTAAAGCTTCCACTCTGGTCATGGTCTGCTTTGTGTGAAAATGAGATCCAAAGTGATTCGGACCTGAGAGGACCTGAGATCTTACAAGAGGAACTCTGGATGGAAGAGGTGTGTCCTTCTCAAGGAAGAACATTATGTACAGGTGTATCGTCTCATGCTGATATATCATCAATCATTTGTGTTTCATGGCTTTTTTCATATAATCCAGAGTTTCTGTTTCTAATCTATGTATATTCTATGTATATTTATCATCATGCATTATGTAGAAAAACTATtgctggtcattttgacttgctGAGATTTTCAGAAAC is a window from the Epinephelus fuscoguttatus linkage group LG15, E.fuscoguttatus.final_Chr_v1 genome containing:
- the aire gene encoding autoimmune regulator, encoding MTRVEALRDINLRSLLRELRTDIAMAVDDPFPLVYGLVDKNIITDQLLKDTLEKEGREGIHKAMYSLLTWVLEQSRSTIQAFWSNLSKDYNLDSYPKLQTLLTNLHSRRDDAGSKGEKKSSGGHKTSHVKKRSHEDRETNSHSLHLKYHAKTSDGPGGKVRLYRVKSEAAAPQLTSGTSVQAVSSSVQIPTPLSSSSSSASLTELPVGPKSTEKIHIKQMLGADGSGLKCIKVGAEFYSSGQSEEINGASMSKAVENLFHHEGETTTSMGQYNDDECAVCKDGGELICCDGCPRAFHLTCLDPPLTCIPSGSWQCEWCCGNRVKREKAQLPLQPLVAQPQQTNTSSSNSIIDVPFFSSLSSSSLTSVTASTNEPSGRNQCSGGELHSVREVCGVCHLGGGDLTPCLQCLQRFHTHCHFSKGRSICLSCSRPWGSSAEREAESSRGLQLAPVVQNTISHDQSSSVPEPVLHKDELDSILGDSGSIDGILQWAFHNISRPLPDSQGCYQ